A genomic segment from Halomonas sp. GD1P12 encodes:
- a CDS encoding ATP synthase subunit I, translated as MQRFETQRRRTYIVQLTLAQLAIMLLGAALAYPVAGLSGSVSVVTGALVAILPHAFFIQRMGFLRTRGRRAGATHLLRAEAGKFGLTVALFTLVFVAVPPSNPTLFFSAYVAVILTHWLAPWLMLKRRTTD; from the coding sequence ATGCAGCGATTCGAAACGCAGCGGCGCAGAACCTATATCGTTCAGCTCACGCTCGCTCAGTTAGCCATCATGCTACTCGGCGCGGCGCTTGCGTACCCGGTGGCCGGTTTATCCGGCAGCGTTTCAGTGGTGACCGGGGCGCTGGTGGCGATACTGCCGCACGCGTTTTTCATACAGCGAATGGGGTTTCTTCGCACTCGTGGCCGCCGAGCCGGCGCCACGCACCTGCTGCGCGCCGAGGCAGGCAAGTTTGGTTTGACGGTGGCACTTTTCACGCTGGTCTTCGTGGCAGTGCCTCCCTCAAACCCTACTTTATTTTTTAGCGCTTATGTTGCGGTGATACTGACGCATTGGCTGGCGCCCTGGTTAATGCTGAAACGCCGTACAACTGATTGA
- a CDS encoding ParB/RepB/Spo0J family partition protein, with the protein MTRKRALGRGLDALIGAGARRRDSLDLTSEETFESVDTAPSSVVVEATDNERLERLPLGQLSRGKYQPRRDIQPEALEELADSIRAQGVMQPIVVRPVGQSRYEIIAGERRWRAAQLAELDVIPAVIRDVSDEVALALALIENIQRENLNAVEEAIALKRLGDEFELTQQQIADAVGKSRTQVANLLRLLSLDNEVQTLLERGDLDMGHARALLSLTSAQQRRIAHEVVNNDLTVRATEALVKKLGSDEAARAAPKRSKKTADVTRLETQLGELLGAPVSIDHGQRGKGKVTIRYTSLEELDGILGHIK; encoded by the coding sequence ATGACGCGTAAACGCGCGCTAGGACGTGGCCTGGACGCCCTCATTGGAGCGGGCGCACGTCGTCGTGACAGTCTGGATCTCACCAGTGAGGAAACGTTTGAAAGCGTCGATACAGCGCCGTCGAGCGTGGTCGTCGAGGCCACCGACAACGAGCGTCTCGAGCGTTTGCCGCTTGGTCAACTGAGCCGCGGTAAATACCAGCCCCGCCGCGATATCCAGCCCGAAGCCCTCGAGGAGCTCGCTGACTCGATCCGCGCCCAGGGCGTGATGCAGCCGATCGTGGTACGCCCGGTCGGGCAGTCCCGCTACGAGATCATCGCCGGCGAGCGGCGCTGGCGCGCGGCCCAGCTCGCCGAGCTCGACGTCATCCCCGCGGTCATTCGTGACGTCAGCGACGAAGTCGCGCTGGCACTCGCTTTGATCGAGAACATCCAGCGTGAAAACCTCAATGCGGTGGAAGAGGCGATCGCGCTCAAGCGCCTGGGCGACGAGTTCGAACTCACCCAGCAGCAGATCGCCGATGCGGTCGGCAAGTCGCGTACTCAGGTGGCGAACCTGTTGCGGCTTTTGAGTCTGGACAACGAGGTGCAAACGCTTCTGGAGCGCGGTGATCTCGACATGGGTCACGCCCGCGCGCTTTTATCGCTCACCAGTGCCCAGCAGCGGCGCATTGCCCATGAAGTGGTCAATAACGACCTGACCGTGCGCGCCACCGAAGCGCTGGTCAAAAAGCTCGGCAGCGACGAAGCCGCCAGGGCCGCGCCCAAACGCTCGAAAAAGACCGCGGACGTCACGCGGCTCGAGACTCAGCTCGGCGAGCTGCTTGGCGCGCCGGTATCCATCGATCACGGTCAGCGCGGCAAGGGCAAGGTCACCATCCGTTACACCAGCCTCGAAGAGCTCGACGGTATTCTCGGACACATCAAATAA
- a CDS encoding ParA family protein: protein MSQIIALTNQKGGVGKSTSAVNLAASLASLDRRVLLVDLDPQGHASMGSGIDKYDLDKSVLDVLLGEASAHEAIIRNLPVNFDVLPGNGDLTAAEVELLDRDERQSRLSTALSTVAENYDVVLIDCPPSLNMLTVNALTAAHGVLIPLQCEFYALEGLSALLDTVEQIKESVNPELAISGILRTMYDKRTSLTREVDKQLRDFFGDALLKTTIPRNVKVAEAPSHGLPVTHYARFSRGSQAYRVLAKEMIRKLAL, encoded by the coding sequence GTGAGCCAGATCATTGCCCTGACCAACCAAAAAGGCGGCGTGGGCAAATCCACCTCGGCCGTCAATCTCGCGGCGAGCCTGGCGAGTCTCGACCGCCGCGTGCTGCTGGTGGATCTCGACCCCCAGGGCCACGCCAGCATGGGCAGCGGCATCGACAAGTACGATCTGGACAAGAGCGTGCTGGATGTCCTGCTCGGTGAGGCCAGCGCTCACGAGGCGATCATCAGGAATCTGCCGGTCAACTTCGACGTGCTGCCGGGTAATGGTGATCTGACCGCCGCGGAGGTCGAACTGCTGGATCGCGATGAGCGCCAGAGCCGACTCTCCACCGCGCTCAGCACGGTGGCCGAGAACTACGACGTGGTGCTGATCGACTGCCCGCCGTCGCTCAACATGCTGACCGTCAACGCACTGACCGCCGCTCACGGCGTGCTGATTCCGCTGCAGTGCGAGTTCTACGCGTTGGAAGGCCTGTCGGCGCTTCTGGATACCGTCGAGCAGATCAAGGAGAGCGTCAATCCGGAGCTCGCGATTTCCGGTATATTGCGCACCATGTACGATAAGCGCACGAGCCTGACCCGCGAAGTGGACAAGCAGCTGCGCGACTTTTTCGGCGACGCGCTTTTGAAGACCACCATTCCGCGCAACGTGAAGGTGGCCGAAGCGCCGAGCCACGGCCTGCCGGTCACCCACTACGCACGCTTTTCGCGGGGCAGCCAGGCGTATCGCGTGCTCGCCAAAGAGATGATTCGCAAGCTGGCGCTTTAG
- the rsmG gene encoding 16S rRNA (guanine(527)-N(7))-methyltransferase RsmG gives MSSLSPLLNDLPADVATRLDSGLETLGLEVSASQRERLLALVALLHKWNRAYNLTAVRDPVEMVSRHVLDSAAIAPFVHGDTLLDVGAGPGLPGLVIAILKPDVQVTLVDSNGKKVRFQRQAIMELSIDNATPTQVRVEAFGERTFDQVVSRAFASLVDFIDLTRTLVEPSGQWLAMKGPGADDELSALPADIVLTARHRLPIPYETAIRQLLILTPEGAL, from the coding sequence ATGAGTTCGCTGTCCCCGCTTTTGAACGACCTGCCCGCTGACGTTGCCACCCGGCTGGACAGCGGCCTCGAGACCCTCGGCCTCGAGGTCAGCGCTTCCCAGCGCGAGCGGCTTCTGGCCCTGGTGGCGCTGTTGCACAAGTGGAACCGGGCTTATAACCTCACCGCAGTGCGCGACCCGGTCGAGATGGTCTCGCGCCACGTGCTGGATAGCGCCGCCATTGCACCTTTCGTGCACGGCGACACGCTGCTCGACGTTGGCGCAGGCCCAGGCCTTCCAGGCCTGGTCATCGCCATTTTGAAGCCCGACGTTCAGGTCACGCTGGTCGACAGCAACGGCAAGAAAGTGCGCTTTCAACGCCAGGCGATCATGGAGCTTTCGATCGACAACGCGACCCCGACCCAGGTACGGGTCGAGGCCTTTGGCGAGCGCACCTTCGATCAGGTCGTCTCCCGCGCGTTTGCAAGCCTGGTCGACTTTATCGACCTGACCCGAACGCTGGTGGAGCCCAGCGGGCAGTGGCTGGCCATGAAAGGCCCCGGCGCCGACGATGAACTCAGTGCACTTCCCGCCGATATCGTGCTGACGGCGCGGCATCGGCTGCCCATTCCCTATGAGACGGCAATACGGCAGCTGTTGATTTTGACCCCTGAAGGAGCCTTGTAG
- the mnmG gene encoding tRNA uridine-5-carboxymethylaminomethyl(34) synthesis enzyme MnmG — MNYPDRFDVIVIGGGHAGTEAALASARMGCQTLLLTHNIETLGQMSCNPAIGGIGKSHLVKEIDALGGAMGLATDLGGIQFRVLNARKGPAVRATRAQADRVRYKAAIRGMLENQPNLTIFQQAAGDLVVDNDIVRGVVTETGIRFMSETVVLSTGTFLGGVIHIGLDTSRGGRAGDPPSNALAERLRALPFRVDRLKTGTPPRIDARSVDFSQLEEQPGDTPTPVMSYLGSRDMHPRQVSCHIAHTNQRAHDIIMANLDRSPMYSGVIESTGPRYCPSIEDKVHRFADKSSHQVFIEPEGLDTHELYPNGISTSLPFDVQLQVVRSMKGLENAHITRPGYAIEYDFFDPRDLRHSLETKFIHNLFFAGQINGTTGYEEAGAQGLLAGLNAARRAKSLESWHPRRDEAYLGVLVDDLITMGTKEPYRMFTSRAEYRLMLREDNADLRLTEKGRELGLVDDARFQAFSEKRESIERESARLKSVWVQPNTAAAEKVAEKTGHPLNREYSLADLLKRPELTYADIATLPGLESEAVQSGAVAEQVQIHAKYQGYIDRQQDEIDKLKRHENTPLPAELDYQKVEGLSNEIRQKLMDARPETLAHAARISGVTPAAVSILLIHLKKRRLVGSAEVANG; from the coding sequence TTGAATTACCCCGACCGCTTTGACGTGATTGTCATCGGCGGTGGCCATGCGGGAACCGAAGCCGCGTTGGCCTCTGCTCGTATGGGTTGTCAAACCCTGCTGCTCACTCACAACATCGAAACCCTAGGCCAAATGTCGTGTAATCCCGCCATTGGCGGTATCGGCAAGAGCCACCTGGTCAAGGAAATCGATGCATTGGGCGGCGCCATGGGGCTTGCCACTGACCTGGGTGGTATTCAGTTTCGCGTGTTGAATGCCCGCAAGGGGCCGGCGGTACGCGCCACGCGCGCTCAAGCCGACCGGGTACGCTACAAGGCCGCCATTCGCGGCATGCTCGAAAACCAGCCGAACTTGACGATCTTTCAGCAGGCCGCGGGCGACCTGGTTGTGGATAACGATATTGTGCGCGGCGTGGTCACCGAAACCGGCATTCGCTTTATGAGTGAAACCGTCGTGCTCTCGACCGGTACATTTCTGGGCGGCGTGATTCACATCGGCCTCGATACCAGCCGCGGCGGCCGTGCGGGTGACCCGCCTTCCAACGCGCTGGCCGAGCGCCTGCGCGCGCTGCCGTTTCGCGTCGATCGGCTGAAAACCGGCACGCCGCCGCGCATCGACGCTAGAAGTGTCGACTTTAGCCAGCTGGAGGAGCAGCCCGGCGACACGCCAACGCCGGTCATGTCCTATCTGGGCTCGCGCGACATGCACCCGCGCCAGGTGAGCTGTCATATAGCGCACACCAACCAGCGCGCTCACGACATCATCATGGCGAATCTGGACCGCTCGCCGATGTACTCCGGCGTGATCGAAAGCACCGGCCCGCGCTACTGCCCGTCGATCGAAGACAAGGTTCACCGTTTCGCGGACAAGTCGAGCCATCAGGTCTTCATCGAGCCCGAAGGGTTGGACACCCATGAGCTCTACCCGAACGGCATTTCCACCTCGCTGCCCTTCGATGTGCAGCTTCAGGTGGTGCGCTCGATGAAGGGGCTGGAAAACGCCCATATCACGCGCCCGGGCTACGCCATCGAGTACGATTTCTTCGACCCGCGGGATCTCAGGCACTCGCTGGAGACAAAATTTATCCACAACCTGTTTTTCGCCGGGCAAATCAACGGTACCACTGGGTACGAAGAGGCCGGTGCTCAGGGGCTTTTGGCCGGGCTCAACGCTGCCCGCCGGGCGAAATCACTCGAGTCCTGGCATCCGCGCCGCGATGAGGCCTATCTGGGCGTGCTGGTCGATGACCTGATCACCATGGGCACCAAGGAGCCCTACCGCATGTTCACTTCACGCGCGGAGTATCGTCTGATGCTGCGTGAAGACAACGCGGATTTGCGCCTGACCGAGAAGGGCCGCGAGCTTGGCCTGGTCGACGATGCTCGCTTTCAGGCGTTCAGCGAAAAGCGTGAGTCGATCGAGCGCGAAAGCGCACGGCTCAAGTCGGTATGGGTACAGCCCAACACCGCCGCCGCCGAGAAAGTCGCCGAGAAAACCGGCCACCCGCTCAATCGCGAGTACTCGCTGGCGGATCTTCTGAAACGCCCGGAGCTGACCTACGCCGATATCGCAACACTTCCCGGGCTTGAAAGCGAGGCAGTGCAAAGCGGCGCCGTGGCCGAGCAGGTCCAGATCCACGCCAAGTACCAGGGCTATATCGATCGTCAGCAGGACGAGATCGACAAGCTCAAGCGCCACGAAAATACGCCGCTGCCGGCCGAGCTCGACTATCAGAAGGTCGAGGGCCTCTCCAACGAAATTCGCCAGAAGCTCATGGACGCCCGCCCGGAAACCCTGGCCCACGCAGCGCGTATCTCCGGCGTGACGCCAGCGGCGGTCTCGATTCTTTTGATCCATCTGAAAAAGCGCCGCCTGGTTGGCAGCGCCGAGGTGGCGAACGGATGA